GGCCCCACGGGGGGAGCCGGCGTGGCCTTGCCCGCCGGGATCTGCAGCTTGACCACCGCCACGACCTTCTTGGCCATACCCCCGCTCCCTTACACCTTCTCCACGTCGCCGAAGTTCAGCTCCACCGGCGTGGCCCGGCCGAAGATGGACACCAGGACGCGGACCTTCTCCTTCTCCACCATGACCTCGTCCACCACCCCGGTGAAGTCGGCGAACGGACCGGTGGTGATCCGCACCTGCGACCCCTTCTGGAAGGCCACCCGATACCGCGGCGGTTCCTCCCGCAGGCGCTTGAGCAGGCGCTTGACCTCCTGGTCGTCCAGGGGCACCGGTCGGTTGCCCGACCCGACGAATCCCGTGACCCCTGGGGTGTTCCGGACCACGTACCAGGAGTCGTCGTCCATCACCATCTCCACCAGGACGTAGCCGGGGTAGATCTTCCGCTCGACCTCCCGGCGCTTGCCCCCCTTGATCTCCTTTTCCTTCTCGGTGGGCACCAGCACCTGGAAAATCTTCTCCCCACCCTGGGAGCGCATGGACTGCATGCGCCGCTCCAGGTTGGACTTCACCTTGTTCTCGTAGCCCGAGTAGGTGTGAATGACGTACCACCGGGCCCGGGGATCCCGGGGCTTCTCCGCCACCTCCTCCGGCTCGGCCTCCGCCTGCTCGGCGGCCGGCTCCTGAGGG
The sequence above is a segment of the Armatimonadota bacterium genome. Coding sequences within it:
- the nusG gene encoding transcription termination/antitermination protein NusG encodes the protein MLNDPTLEQKIKEIFADEPVTDAPPQEPAAEQAEAEPEEVAEKPRDPRARWYVIHTYSGYENKVKSNLERRMQSMRSQGGEKIFQVLVPTEKEKEIKGGKRREVERKIYPGYVLVEMVMDDDSWYVVRNTPGVTGFVGSGNRPVPLDDQEVKRLLKRLREEPPRYRVAFQKGSQVRITTGPFADFTGVVDEVMVEKEKVRVLVSIFGRATPVELNFGDVEKV